Proteins encoded in a region of the Triticum dicoccoides isolate Atlit2015 ecotype Zavitan chromosome 3A, WEW_v2.0, whole genome shotgun sequence genome:
- the LOC119267386 gene encoding FBD-associated F-box protein At4g10400-like, which translates to MAASVEQVLGWFPGIEAITRIRVASLSAVPGYAGEDRISALQDHLLRDIVSRLPVKDAARTAALASRWRHLWRSTPLVMYDAHLLPAGDPARVAAVARILADHPGPFRTISITCCNFASHERELAEWPRLLAAKGVQDLVLVNKPADDERLPVVPADILRCASLRRLFMGFWTFPDTGVSPPGGGADGFPHLRELTLFGTDDMLGGDLDRLLASSPVLDTLALVLSPTCERVHLRSQSLKCVLLWEYFLKEVLVMDAPLLERLILWKTIDGEDEPVAVRVSIADAPKLRVLGYLEPRIHQLQIGENVIKPDTMVSPSTVFPSVKTLALKVNFGVFEEVKMLASVLRCFPEVDRLHIESVTADEPTGMHHAEFWQEVHPIECVKSHVKKVVIHEFRGKQGENEFLKFVSSSAEKLRSLLVVITQEMFASAWDFSISLPNEVNEVIVKAGALTRGAWACEDCQLVVAGPKVVDGWNFRRAFDPCVKDPFR; encoded by the exons ATGGCCGCGAGCGTCGAGCAAGTCCTTGGGTGGTTCCCCGGCATCGAAGCCATCACCAGAATCAGGGTCGCCTCCCTCTCCGCCGTCCCGGGATACGCCGGCGAGGACCGCATCAGCGCcctccaagaccacctcctccGCGACATCGTGTCCCGCCTCCCCGTCAAGGACGCCGCCCGCACGGCCGCGCTAGCCTCCCGCTGGCGCCACCTCTGGCGCTCCACGCCGCTCGTCATGTACGACGCCCACCTCCTCCCGGCCGGCGACCCCGCgcgcgtcgccgccgtcgcccgcaTCCTCGCCGACCACCCGGGCCCCTTCCGCACCATCAGCATCACCTGCTGCAATTTCGCGTCGCACGAGCGCGAGCTCGCCGAGTGGCCGCGCCTCCTCGCCGCCAAGGGCGTCCAGGACCTCGTCCTCGTCAACAAGCCCGCCGACGACGAACGCCTCCCCGTCGTCCCCGCCGACATCCTCCGCTGCGCCTCGCTCCGGCGCCTCTTCATGGGGTTCTGGACGTTCCCGGACACCGGCGTCAGCCCACCCGGTGGAGGCGCAGACGGATTTCCACACCTCCGGGAACTCACCTTGTTCGGCACCGACGACATGCTCGGCGGCGACCTCGACCGCTTGCTCGCTTCCAGCCCCGTTCTCGACACCCTCGCGCTCGTCCTCAGCCCAACCTGCGAGCGCGTCCACCTCCGCAGCCAAAGCCTCAAGTGCGTGCTCCTCTGGGAGTACTTCCTGAAGGAGGTCCTCGTCATGGACGCCCCGCTCCTGGAGCGGCTCATTCTGTGGAAAACCATTGATGGTGAGGACGAACCGGTGGCTGTGAGGGTCAGCATTGCTGACGCGCCCAAGCTGCGGGTGCTGGGTTACTTGGAGCCGAGAATTCACCAGCTGCAGATTGGCGAGAATGTCATCAAG CCTGATACAATGGTGAGCCCAAGCACCGTGTTTCCAAGCGTCAAGACATTGGCCTTGAAGGTGAACTTTGGTGTCTTTGAGGAGGTCAAGATGCTGGCCAGCGTCCTCAGATGCTTTCCTGAAGTTGACAGGCTGCACATCGAG TCTGTCACGGCCGATGAACCCACTGGAATGCACCATGCCGAGTTCTGGCAAGAGGTCCATCCTATCGAATGTGTGAAGTCACATGTCAAGAAGGTGGTTATCCATGAATTCCGCGGAAAACAAGGCGAAAACGAATTCCTCAAGTTTGTTAGCAGCAGTGCAGAGAAGCTGCGGTCTTTGCTTGTTGTGATTACCCAAGAAATGTTTGCGTCGGCATGGGATTTCTCAATTTCATTGCCAAATGAGGTGAATGAGGTGATTGTCAAAGCAGGGGCTCTGACGCGTGGAGCATGGGCCTGCGAGGACTGTCAACTGGTGGTGGCGGGTCCTAAAGTGGTGGATGGTTGGAACTTCCGCAGAGCGTTTGATCCCTGTGTTAAGGACCCTTTCCGCTGA
- the LOC119267387 gene encoding MAPK kinase substrate protein At1g80180-like, translating into MAGLQRSSRTFRRSGSSGMVWGERLMSDEHSQWTSGEPEFRELRHSRSVGSVGAQRRRNDGTERGGQAFRTRRVAPAMDPPSPKVPGCIFCGIFRKTAPSQPSKARRYH; encoded by the coding sequence ATGGCTGGGCTGCAGAGGTCTTCACGGACATTCAGGAGGTCAGGATCATCAGGCATGGTCTGGGGCGAGAGGCTCATGTCGGATGAGCATAGCCAGTGGACCTCGGGGGAACCAGAGTTCAGGGAGCTACGGCACTCCCGCAGCGTTGGGTCCGTCGGGGCGCAGCGCAGGCGCAACGATGGCACCGAGCGTGGCGGCCAGGCGTTCCGGACACGGCGTGTAGCCCCGGCCATGGATCCACCGTCGCCCAAGGTTCCTGGCTGCATCTTCTGTGGGATTTTCAGGAAGACAGCACCTTCACAGCCATCTAAGGCCAGAAGGTACCACTAG